A genomic window from Streptomyces sp. WMMC940 includes:
- a CDS encoding acyl-CoA dehydrogenase family protein, protein MADQLLFNPRTYDPAHFDPETRRLLRATVDWFEARGKRRLIEDYRSRVWLEDFLAFAAKEGLFATFLTPAPDAARPDQRWDTARIAALNEIFGFYGLDYWYAWQVTILGLGPVWQSDNAAARARTAELLSQGEVFAFGLSEKSHGADIYSTDMLLEPDGDGGFRATGSKYYIGNGNAAGLVSVFGRRTDVEGPDGYVFFAADSRHPAYRLVKNVVDSSKYVSEFRLEDYPVAAEDVLHTGRAAFDAALNTVNVGKFNLCTASIGICEHAMYEAVTHAHNRILYGRPVTAFPHVRRELADAYVRLVGMKLFSDRAVDYFRSAGPDDRRYLLFNPMTKMKVTTEGEKVIDLMWDVIAAKGFEKDNYFAQAAVEIRGLPKLEGTVHVNLALILKFMRNHLLDPVAYPEVPTRLDAADDGFLFRQGPARGLGSIRFHDWRTAFDAYARVPNVARFREQADALCEFVTTAAPDEAQSRDLDLLLAVGQLFALVVHGQLILEQAGLTGLDEDVLDELFSVLVRDFSGYAVELHGKDSADERQQSWALGAIRRPVVDEARSARVWERVEALSGVYEMAP, encoded by the coding sequence ATGGCCGACCAGCTCCTGTTCAACCCGCGCACCTACGACCCGGCGCACTTCGACCCCGAGACCCGCAGGCTGCTGCGCGCCACGGTGGACTGGTTCGAGGCCCGCGGCAAGCGCAGGCTGATCGAGGACTACCGTTCCCGCGTCTGGCTGGAGGACTTCCTCGCCTTCGCCGCCAAGGAGGGCCTGTTCGCCACCTTCCTCACGCCGGCCCCCGACGCCGCACGGCCGGACCAGCGCTGGGACACCGCGCGTATCGCCGCGCTCAACGAGATCTTCGGGTTCTACGGCCTCGACTACTGGTACGCCTGGCAGGTCACCATCCTCGGCCTCGGGCCGGTGTGGCAGAGCGACAACGCCGCCGCCCGGGCACGCACGGCCGAACTGCTCTCCCAGGGCGAGGTGTTCGCGTTCGGTCTGTCCGAGAAGAGCCACGGCGCCGACATCTACTCCACCGACATGCTGCTGGAGCCCGACGGAGACGGCGGATTCCGGGCGACCGGTTCCAAGTACTACATCGGCAACGGCAATGCCGCCGGGCTCGTCTCCGTGTTCGGCCGCCGCACCGACGTCGAGGGCCCGGACGGCTACGTCTTCTTCGCGGCCGACAGCCGCCACCCGGCGTACCGCCTGGTGAAGAACGTCGTCGACTCCTCCAAGTACGTCAGCGAGTTCCGTCTCGAGGACTACCCGGTGGCGGCCGAGGACGTCCTGCACACCGGCCGCGCGGCCTTCGACGCCGCCCTCAACACCGTCAACGTCGGCAAGTTCAACCTCTGCACGGCCTCGATCGGCATCTGCGAGCACGCGATGTACGAGGCCGTCACCCACGCCCACAACCGCATCCTGTACGGCCGCCCCGTCACCGCCTTCCCGCACGTGCGGCGCGAACTGGCCGACGCCTACGTACGGCTCGTCGGCATGAAGCTGTTCAGCGACCGAGCCGTCGACTACTTCCGCTCCGCCGGCCCGGACGACCGCCGCTACCTGCTCTTCAACCCGATGACCAAGATGAAGGTCACCACGGAGGGCGAGAAGGTCATCGACCTGATGTGGGACGTCATCGCGGCCAAGGGCTTCGAGAAGGACAACTACTTCGCCCAGGCCGCCGTGGAGATCCGGGGCCTGCCGAAGCTCGAGGGCACGGTCCACGTCAATCTCGCGCTGATCCTGAAGTTCATGCGCAACCACCTGCTGGACCCGGTCGCCTATCCGGAGGTGCCGACCCGGCTCGACGCCGCCGACGACGGCTTCCTCTTCCGGCAGGGCCCTGCCAGGGGCCTCGGCTCCATCCGCTTCCACGACTGGCGCACCGCGTTCGACGCCTACGCCCGGGTGCCCAACGTCGCCCGCTTCCGCGAACAGGCCGACGCGCTGTGCGAGTTCGTCACCACCGCGGCCCCCGACGAGGCGCAGAGCCGTGACCTGGACCTCCTGCTCGCCGTCGGCCAGCTGTTCGCCCTGGTGGTGCACGGCCAGCTGATCCTCGAACAGGCCGGGCTGACGGGCCTGGACGAGGACGTGCTCGACGAGCTCTTCTCGGTCCTCGTCCGCGACTTCTCCGGCTACGCCGTGGAACTCCACGGCAAGGACTCCGCCGACGAGCGGCAGCAGAGCTGGGCGCTGGGGGCCATCCGCCGGCCGGTCGTCGACGAAGCCCGTTCCGCGCGCGTCTGGGAGCGCGTCGAGGCACTCTCGGGTGTCTACGAGATGGCTCCGTAG
- a CDS encoding AAA family ATPase produces the protein MIIERAYAAVGPHREDAWPWNVPCVRALLADGLRFTAPVTFLVGENGSGKSTLVEALAEGFGLDSWGGSHDWRYAGHRPKSALGERIRFDAAPRGRRMMGSWSARKGFFLRAETALDALDREGFAPDSVSHGEGFLAAFRHKFLLPGLYVMDEPEAALSFGSCLELLGHIDELVSRGGQVVCATHSPLLTALPGADIVEVGEHGMRRTAWDRLALVDHWRRYLADPRSYLRHVLG, from the coding sequence GTGATCATCGAACGCGCGTACGCAGCCGTGGGTCCGCACCGCGAGGACGCATGGCCGTGGAACGTGCCGTGCGTACGTGCCCTGCTGGCGGACGGACTGCGCTTCACGGCACCGGTGACGTTCCTGGTCGGGGAGAACGGCTCGGGCAAGTCGACCCTCGTCGAAGCACTCGCCGAGGGCTTCGGGCTCGACTCCTGGGGCGGTTCGCACGACTGGCGCTACGCCGGCCACCGCCCCAAGTCCGCCCTGGGCGAGCGGATCCGCTTCGACGCCGCGCCCCGGGGACGGCGCATGATGGGCAGCTGGTCGGCGCGCAAGGGTTTCTTCCTCCGTGCCGAGACGGCACTGGACGCACTGGACCGGGAGGGATTCGCACCGGACTCCGTCAGTCACGGCGAGGGCTTCCTGGCGGCCTTCCGGCACAAGTTCCTGCTGCCCGGCCTCTACGTCATGGACGAGCCGGAAGCCGCCCTGTCGTTCGGCTCGTGCCTGGAACTGCTCGGTCACATCGACGAGTTGGTGAGCAGGGGCGGACAGGTGGTCTGCGCCACCCACTCCCCGCTGCTGACCGCACTCCCGGGCGCCGACATCGTGGAGGTGGGCGAGCACGGCATGCGCCGGACCGCTTGGGACCGGCTCGCCCTCGTGGACCACTGGCGCCGCTATCTCGCCGACCCGCGGTCCTATCTGCGCCACGTCCTCGGCTGA